ACGCCTTCGAGCAGCGACACGAGATAGACGGCAGCCAGATGCACGTCGAGATCGGCGGCGATTTCGCCGGCCGCGATCGCACGGCGCAGCAGCGCCTTCGTGATCCGCAGCATCTGCAGCTCGAGCAGCATGCGGCGCCGCTGCAGCGCGCCGTTTTCCTCGCTCTGCTCGCACTTCGTATAGAGGATCACGAGCACGCGCTGCATCGGGCCCGGCTCGCCGCATTCCTGCAGGTAGTGCGAGGCGGCGCGCCGCAGCGTGTCGAGTGGCGGCAGGCCGTCGCCCGCGTCGAAACCTTCCGACGTGCGCGCGAACGCTCGGTCGCACATCGCGAGACACACTTCCATCTTGTTGCGGTAGTGGCCGTAGACGGCGCCCCGCGACATCCCGGCGGCCTCGGCGAGGTCCGCCATCGCGGTTTGCGCGACGCCTTTCTCGAGCAGCACGAGCTCGGCGGCGTCGAGGATCCGGTGCTTGATGGCGAGCGATTCTTCCCGGGTCTTGCGGGCCATGTCGTGAGTTTCCTTACAATTCGCTGTCGTTTTATTGAGACAGTGTGGCGGTCGGATTGAAACAGCGTTTAATTAATCAGTCGTGACTGATTATAATCGGCCACCCTGAGCCGCCGCATTGTATCGGCGGCGAACGATCCGAGGTCATAGATGAATAACAATCGCTTCCTGTTGCGCCACCGGCTGGCGCCATTCGCGCTGGCGGCCGTGCTGGCCGTGGCCGGCTGCGGAAAGGGCGACAAGGACGCAGCGCCGGAGACCGCGAAGCAGGCGACCGTCGTGACGGTACGCCCGACGGCCGTGCCGATGACCGTCGAATTGCCGGGCCGGCTCGACGCATACCGGCAGGCGGAAGTGCGCGCGCGGGTCGCGGGCATCGTTACCGCGCGCACCTACGAGGAAGGCCAGGAAGTGAAGCAGGGCGCGGTGCTGTTCCGCATCGATCCAGCGCCGCTGAAGGCCGCGCGCGACGCCGCGCAGGGCGCGCTCGCGAAGGCGCAGGCCGCCGCGCTCGCGGCGAGCGACAAGCGCCGCCGGTACGACGATCTCGTGCGCGACCGCGCGGTGAGCGAGCGCGACCACACCGAAGCCG
The nucleotide sequence above comes from Burkholderia pyrrocinia. Encoded proteins:
- a CDS encoding TetR family transcriptional regulator, whose amino-acid sequence is MARKTREESLAIKHRILDAAELVLLEKGVAQTAMADLAEAAGMSRGAVYGHYRNKMEVCLAMCDRAFARTSEGFDAGDGLPPLDTLRRAASHYLQECGEPGPMQRVLVILYTKCEQSEENGALQRRRMLLELQMLRITKALLRRAIAAGEIAADLDVHLAAVYLVSLLEGVFASMIWTNRLRGNLWNDAEAMLDAGFDAIRTSAALHGRAQIAGLT